GGATATCCGCAACGCCGATTCCTCCTCCGTCGCGTCCCGCACCGATGCCCGTGTCACCCGGGTGGGCCGCGTGCTGCGCTCCACCTCCATAGACGAGGTTCCCCAGTTCCTCAACGTCTTGAACGGCACCATGAGCCTGATCGGGCCGCGCCCCAATCTGGCTACCAAGCCGCTGGACCGCATGGGGGCGGACGAACGGCGGCGACTGACGGTCAGGCCGGGCATCACCGGCTACAACCAGGCCTTCTACCGCAACTCCACCACCCTGCCCGAGCGTTACGCGGCCGACTGCTACTACGTCGACCACCTGTCCTTCGGCCTGGATGTGCGCATTGTGCTCAAGACCATCCAGACGGTTCTTACGGGCAGATCGGTCTACTCCTCGACCCGGGAGGGCGGTTCACAGTCCTCGTCCCCGCAGCAGCCCGCTGCACCCGCGTCCCGATAGGCGGCCGGCGCGGAACCTCGAAACAGTCACTGACAGGAGACTCAGATCCATGACCTCCCCTGAATCCCCCTCCGCCACCGTCCCGGTCACCGACGCCGTTACCAACCGGGACGCCGACGCCAACCGCCCGCCGGTGCTGATCCTGGGTGGATCCGCCCTCCAGGTGCCCATGATCCGAGCGGCCCGCCGCTTGGGCATGCGCACCTTGGTAGTCGATGCCAACCCGAATGTGCCCGGAGCGGTCCTGGCCGACGAGTTCGCCTCCGTGTCCACCACCGACGTAGACGGTCTGCTGGCCCTGACTCGTGACCGTGAACTGGCCGGAGTCACCTCGGTCGGCACCGACCGACCGGTGCGGGCG
This genomic stretch from Actinomyces qiguomingii harbors:
- a CDS encoding sugar transferase, whose protein sequence is MADQATLITWKHPQTFYARYGKRALDVTAAIAVMPVLGALTLGVGAAIKLDDGGPVFYRQERWGRHGRPFRIFKFRSMSVGAPDIRNADSSSVASRTDARVTRVGRVLRSTSIDEVPQFLNVLNGTMSLIGPRPNLATKPLDRMGADERRRLTVRPGITGYNQAFYRNSTTLPERYAADCYYVDHLSFGLDVRIVLKTIQTVLTGRSVYSSTREGGSQSSSPQQPAAPASR